In the genome of Flavobacterium panacagri, one region contains:
- a CDS encoding DUF2461 domain-containing protein: MLTKESLQFLDDLKKNNNREWFQENKKRYEVFKKDYHQLVSAFLDVMKPLDPSLDLLEVKNCTFRINRDIRFSKDKSPYKAHLGIWMSGGTKGLNRAGYYVHIEKGASFIAGGFYSPESEDLKKVRKEIAFFYDDLEEILNNKDFKKEFGSFDTNENNSLKSMPRGYEKDHPAAEFLKLKSFTASQPYDISEVTQKDFVSKMSKKLIALKPLNEFINRALDTEE; encoded by the coding sequence ATGTTAACGAAAGAATCATTGCAATTTTTAGACGATTTAAAAAAGAACAACAACAGAGAATGGTTTCAGGAGAATAAAAAGAGATATGAGGTTTTCAAAAAAGACTATCATCAATTGGTAAGTGCTTTTTTGGATGTCATGAAACCGCTTGACCCTTCTTTAGATTTACTAGAAGTTAAAAATTGTACTTTCAGAATCAATCGTGACATTCGTTTTTCAAAAGACAAATCACCTTATAAAGCCCATTTAGGAATCTGGATGTCGGGCGGAACTAAAGGTTTGAATCGTGCCGGATATTATGTCCACATTGAAAAAGGTGCCAGTTTTATTGCAGGAGGGTTTTATTCGCCTGAATCTGAAGACTTGAAAAAAGTCCGTAAAGAGATAGCTTTTTTCTATGATGATTTAGAAGAAATTCTGAACAACAAAGACTTTAAAAAAGAGTTTGGAAGTTTTGACACAAACGAAAACAATTCTCTAAAAAGTATGCCTCGCGGTTACGAAAAAGACCATCCTGCTGCCGAATTTCTAAAACTAAAAAGTTTTACAGCTTCACAACCTTATGATATTTCTGAAGTGACTCAGAAAGATTTCGTCTCAAAAATGAGTAAAAAGTTAATCGCTTTAAAACCCTTGAACGAATTCATCAATCGCGCTTTAGATACTGAAGAGTAA
- a CDS encoding glycosyltransferase codes for MKRKILFLGESYRADAITWMKGLKEFGDFEIITWELQTSNARRFKRILEYLFAPFAIRKIIRREKPDMVIAERTTSYGFLAALSGSKTIAIAQQGRTDLWPEESKLYPLKKFIQKQAFQKAHLIHAWGSAMAIHMKASGVDMNKVLVLPKGIDLSLFKPSTNNSNKIEAIVTRSLMPEYRHDSILKAFGVLHQKGIDFSLTIVGDGTRLQYLKDLTKELQIENKVIFTGRIPNTELPKLLQQSNIYISMPTTEGVSASLFEAMACNCYPVVSDIPGNQSWITHRKNGQLIEVDNIEMLANELIWSFENPEFRNQAIIQNRKFVEENANYDINMKVISEKYHELLDSQT; via the coding sequence ATGAAAAGAAAAATACTTTTTCTTGGAGAATCTTACCGTGCCGACGCCATAACCTGGATGAAAGGCCTTAAAGAATTTGGCGATTTTGAAATTATCACTTGGGAACTTCAAACTTCAAATGCGCGAAGATTCAAACGAATTCTAGAATATTTATTTGCTCCTTTTGCAATTCGAAAAATTATTCGAAGAGAAAAACCAGACATGGTTATTGCGGAAAGAACTACAAGTTATGGTTTTCTTGCCGCACTATCAGGATCTAAAACTATCGCCATTGCCCAGCAAGGACGAACCGATTTATGGCCTGAAGAATCTAAATTGTATCCTCTTAAAAAATTCATTCAAAAACAAGCTTTCCAAAAAGCACATTTAATTCATGCATGGGGATCTGCCATGGCAATTCACATGAAAGCTTCTGGCGTTGATATGAATAAAGTTTTAGTACTCCCAAAAGGAATTGATTTATCTCTTTTTAAACCTTCAACCAACAATTCAAATAAAATTGAAGCGATTGTGACGCGCTCTTTAATGCCAGAATATCGTCATGATTCTATTTTAAAAGCATTTGGAGTTTTACACCAAAAAGGAATTGATTTTTCACTGACAATTGTCGGCGACGGAACAAGACTGCAATATTTAAAAGATTTGACCAAAGAACTTCAAATCGAAAACAAAGTAATTTTTACAGGAAGAATCCCGAATACGGAACTTCCTAAATTATTGCAACAATCAAACATCTATATCAGCATGCCTACTACAGAAGGTGTTTCGGCATCTTTATTTGAAGCAATGGCATGTAATTGTTATCCTGTTGTTTCAGATATTCCAGGAAATCAAAGCTGGATAACACATCGGAAAAACGGACAATTAATTGAAGTTGATAATATTGAAATGCTGGCTAATGAATTAATCTGGTCTTTTGAAAATCCTGAGTTTAGAAATCAAGCCATTATTCAGAATAGAAAGTTTGTGGAAGAAAATGCCAATTATGATATTAATATGAAGGTTATTTCTGAGAAGTATCATGAGTTGCTAGATTCTCAAACATAA
- the murB gene encoding UDP-N-acetylmuramate dehydrogenase, with translation MEIQSNFSLKKHNTFGIEASAKQFVAVHSIADLKTILSANQNEKKFILGGGSNMLLTKDIDALVIHIDLKGKKIIKEDDDFVWVESQAGETWHDFVLWTINNNFGGLENMSLIPGNVGTTPVQNIGAYGTEIKDTFVSCEAMNIATQEMKTFDNAECNFGYRESIFKNEVKDQYIITSVIFKLTKRNHKINTSYGDILAELAKNNISEPTLKDVSNAVIAIRQSKLPDPKELGNSGSFFKNPILLKSDFEKIHQKFPEMKFYEVSETEVKVPAGWLIEQAGFKGKRFGDAGVHKNQALVLVNYGNATGQEILAVSKEVQKTVFEKFGIQIEAEVNVI, from the coding sequence ATGGAAATCCAATCCAATTTTTCTTTAAAAAAACACAACACTTTTGGCATTGAAGCAAGTGCAAAACAATTCGTTGCAGTTCATTCGATTGCTGATTTGAAAACCATTTTGTCAGCAAATCAAAACGAGAAAAAATTCATTTTAGGCGGAGGAAGCAATATGCTTTTAACAAAAGACATTGACGCTTTGGTAATTCATATTGATTTAAAAGGCAAAAAAATAATCAAAGAAGACGATGATTTTGTCTGGGTTGAAAGTCAGGCAGGAGAAACGTGGCACGATTTCGTTCTTTGGACAATCAACAATAATTTTGGCGGATTAGAAAATATGTCGCTCATTCCAGGAAATGTCGGTACAACGCCAGTTCAGAATATTGGTGCTTACGGAACCGAAATTAAAGACACTTTTGTTTCTTGTGAAGCGATGAATATTGCCACTCAGGAAATGAAAACTTTTGACAATGCCGAATGTAATTTTGGTTATCGTGAAAGTATTTTCAAAAATGAGGTTAAAGATCAATACATTATTACTTCAGTTATTTTTAAACTGACTAAACGCAATCATAAAATCAACACTTCTTACGGCGACATTTTAGCTGAATTGGCTAAAAACAATATTTCTGAGCCAACATTAAAAGACGTCAGCAATGCTGTAATTGCAATTAGACAAAGTAAACTTCCTGATCCGAAAGAACTTGGAAATAGTGGCAGTTTCTTTAAAAACCCGATTTTATTGAAGTCTGATTTTGAAAAGATCCACCAAAAATTTCCAGAAATGAAGTTCTATGAAGTTTCGGAAACTGAAGTAAAAGTTCCTGCAGGATGGCTGATTGAGCAGGCAGGCTTTAAAGGAAAACGTTTTGGCGACGCGGGAGTTCATAAAAACCAAGCTTTGGTTTTGGTAAATTACGGAAACGCAACAGGACAGGAAATCTTAGCCGTTTCAAAAGAAGTTCAGAAAACTGTTTTTGAAAAATTTGGAATTCAGATTGAAGCAGAAGTAAATGTGATTTAA
- a CDS encoding FMN-binding negative transcriptional regulator has product MYTPDLYKNENQEEIRAFLKENSFGILINQTNGKLCATHIPIELELNVDGKEILQGHISKLNPQAEGFKENDQVLAVFTGPHSYISSSWYDHENVPTWNYIAVHIYGRIKIVDYETSVEQLKKLVDKYEVNSENPVRVEDLSAKTMREARGIFGFEIEIEEIQATKKLSQNRDDHNYKNIILELEKTENPQSIAVAKEMSKCRK; this is encoded by the coding sequence ATGTACACTCCAGATTTATATAAAAATGAAAATCAGGAAGAAATCAGAGCATTTCTAAAAGAGAATAGTTTTGGAATTCTGATTAATCAGACTAACGGAAAATTGTGTGCCACTCATATTCCGATAGAACTGGAATTGAATGTTGATGGAAAAGAAATTCTACAAGGCCATATTTCAAAATTAAATCCACAAGCAGAAGGCTTTAAAGAAAATGATCAGGTTTTGGCTGTTTTTACTGGCCCTCACAGTTATATTTCTTCTTCCTGGTATGATCATGAAAATGTTCCAACCTGGAATTACATAGCCGTACATATTTATGGAAGAATTAAAATTGTCGACTATGAAACTTCTGTGGAACAATTGAAAAAATTAGTTGACAAATATGAAGTAAATTCCGAAAACCCGGTTCGAGTTGAAGATTTATCAGCGAAAACAATGCGTGAAGCAAGAGGCATTTTTGGTTTTGAAATAGAAATTGAAGAAATTCAGGCCACAAAAAAGCTATCTCAAAATCGAGACGATCACAATTATAAAAACATAATTTTGGAATTAGAAAAAACTGAAAACCCTCAGTCTATTGCTGTTGCAAAAGAAATGTCAAAATGCCGAAAGTAA
- a CDS encoding glycosyltransferase, with translation MLIYIFYFFIAIVVVQLFYYLGIFGKFAFSKPQHITPKNLPVSVIVCAKNEEENVKKYIPLLAQQNYPDFEIVLIDDASRDETLEIFEEFEKEFSNIRLVKVENNEAFWGNKKYALTLGIKAAKKDYLLFTDADCYPSSKDWITSMSSQFTMNKTIVLGYGGYEKVERSFLNKIIRFETVLTALQYFSWAKVGLPYMGVGRNLAYKKEEFFNVNGFIDHIQVRSGDDDLFINQAANKANTTISYTPESFTYSKPKKTFGEWFTQKRRHISTAEHYKFFDKMQLGLFFCSQLFFFLLVIILLAFQFQWIAVLAILATRYTVVWTVIGFTAGKLKENDLKIWFPVVEIALILTQINIFITNIFSKPVYWK, from the coding sequence ATGCTTATATACATATTTTACTTTTTTATTGCTATTGTTGTTGTTCAACTATTTTATTATCTCGGAATTTTTGGAAAGTTTGCTTTTAGCAAACCGCAGCATATTACGCCAAAAAACCTTCCTGTTTCTGTAATTGTATGTGCAAAAAATGAGGAAGAAAATGTAAAAAAATATATTCCGCTTTTGGCACAGCAAAATTACCCCGATTTCGAAATTGTCTTAATTGACGACGCATCGAGAGATGAAACTCTTGAAATATTTGAAGAGTTTGAAAAAGAATTCTCTAATATTCGTCTGGTAAAAGTAGAAAACAATGAAGCTTTTTGGGGAAATAAAAAATATGCTTTAACACTTGGAATCAAAGCAGCAAAAAAAGATTATCTCTTATTTACAGATGCCGATTGTTATCCAAGTTCCAAAGATTGGATTACCTCTATGTCTTCGCAGTTTACTATGAACAAAACGATAGTTTTAGGATACGGAGGTTATGAAAAAGTAGAGCGTTCGTTTTTAAATAAAATTATTCGTTTTGAAACGGTTTTGACCGCTCTTCAATATTTTTCGTGGGCAAAAGTAGGACTTCCTTATATGGGAGTGGGAAGAAATTTAGCTTATAAAAAAGAAGAATTCTTTAACGTAAACGGATTTATTGATCATATTCAAGTTCGTTCCGGCGATGATGATCTGTTTATCAATCAAGCAGCGAACAAAGCGAATACTACTATCTCTTATACTCCTGAAAGTTTTACCTATTCAAAACCTAAAAAGACATTTGGAGAATGGTTCACACAAAAGAGAAGACATATTTCTACAGCAGAACATTATAAGTTTTTTGATAAAATGCAATTAGGATTATTTTTCTGCTCACAATTATTTTTCTTTTTATTAGTTATAATTCTGCTGGCTTTTCAATTTCAATGGATTGCAGTATTGGCAATTTTAGCAACACGTTATACCGTTGTCTGGACAGTAATTGGATTCACAGCGGGAAAACTGAAAGAAAATGACCTTAAAATTTGGTTTCCAGTTGTTGAGATAGCGCTTATATTAACGCAAATTAATATCTTTATAACTAATATCTTTTCAAAACCGGTATATTGGAAATAA